Proteins from a genomic interval of Chroococcidiopsis thermalis PCC 7203:
- the nusG gene encoding transcription termination/antitermination protein NusG translates to MTFATDEPGDSRREEEAKPAIADTADRKPRWYAVQVASGCEKRVKADLERRAQTFDVSERIFQVEIPQSKAFKIRKDGSRQETDEKVFPGYVLVKMAMDDETWQVVKNTSHVINFVGAEQKRGSGRGRGHVKPLPLSPPEVERIFKQAQEQEPVVKINLAAGDRIIVLTGPFKDFEGEVVEVSPERSKLKALLSIFGRDTPVELEFNQVQKQG, encoded by the coding sequence ATGACTTTTGCAACAGACGAGCCAGGTGACTCTCGCCGCGAAGAAGAGGCAAAACCAGCGATCGCGGACACAGCAGATCGCAAACCGCGTTGGTATGCCGTACAAGTCGCCTCTGGCTGTGAAAAGCGCGTGAAAGCAGACTTAGAGCGGCGGGCGCAGACATTCGACGTATCCGAGCGCATTTTTCAAGTAGAAATTCCGCAAAGTAAAGCCTTCAAAATCCGCAAAGATGGCAGTAGGCAAGAAACGGATGAAAAAGTGTTTCCTGGTTACGTGCTAGTCAAAATGGCAATGGACGATGAAACGTGGCAGGTAGTGAAAAATACCTCTCACGTCATTAACTTTGTCGGAGCCGAACAAAAGCGTGGTAGCGGTCGCGGTCGCGGTCACGTTAAACCCCTACCCCTCAGTCCCCCAGAAGTAGAAAGAATCTTTAAGCAAGCTCAGGAACAGGAGCCAGTAGTCAAAATCAATTTGGCGGCTGGAGATCGAATTATCGTGTTAACTGGTCCGTTTAAAGACTTTGAAGGCGAAGTGGTGGAAGTCAGTCCAGAACGGAGTAAGCTAAAAGCTTTACTCTCAATTTTCGGACGGGACACGCCCGTAGAATTGGAGTTCAATCAGGTTCAGAAACAAGGCTAG
- the secE gene encoding preprotein translocase subunit SecE: MSKKNEAEIQQSSGFSVTDFLKGTKEELDKVVWPSRQQLISESLAVLSMVALSATMIYLIDALFAWAARKVF, encoded by the coding sequence GTGAGCAAGAAAAACGAAGCCGAGATCCAACAAAGCAGTGGATTTAGCGTCACCGACTTTTTAAAGGGAACTAAAGAGGAACTTGATAAAGTAGTTTGGCCCAGTCGCCAACAGCTAATCAGCGAATCTTTAGCCGTACTATCAATGGTGGCACTATCTGCCACAATGATTTACCTCATTGATGCGTTGTTTGCTTGGGCAGCAAGAAAGGTATTCTAA
- the rplS gene encoding 50S ribosomal protein L19 — translation MNAQEIIRSIEAEQLKSNLPEIYIGDTVKVGVIIQEGGKERTQPYEGVVIAMRNSGINKTITVRRVFQGVGVERVFLLHSPRIDSVKVMRRGKVRRAKLYYLRDRVGKATRIKQRFDRAL, via the coding sequence ATGAACGCGCAAGAAATTATCCGCTCGATTGAAGCGGAGCAGTTGAAGTCGAATTTACCTGAGATCTATATCGGTGACACGGTAAAAGTCGGGGTAATTATTCAAGAAGGTGGCAAAGAACGTACTCAGCCTTATGAAGGCGTAGTTATTGCCATGCGTAACAGCGGCATTAACAAAACGATCACCGTGCGCCGCGTATTTCAGGGTGTAGGTGTAGAGCGAGTCTTTCTACTGCATTCGCCTCGAATTGATAGCGTTAAAGTTATGCGACGTGGTAAGGTACGACGTGCTAAGCTATACTACCTACGCGATCGCGTAGGGAAGGCAACTCGGATCAAGCAACGGTTCGATCGCGCCCTGTAA
- a CDS encoding phycobiliprotein lyase, with the protein MTSQLRLAQVDEASASQKVAEFFRKSAGEWRSQRRYYTLPDGETKEMVSYITIRFLEPGCDELRKLAELHQLSDPGILTCGAEVSWESRDSVSQKKQSKGATMFGVAGSTLYRDRGFATTKPVTAEYYFLESETMCLRTEYNGSVFEEQLKLIGDKYRTRQTIISRAGEQQMIGQYLEKRVE; encoded by the coding sequence GTGACATCACAATTAAGATTGGCTCAAGTTGATGAAGCATCGGCATCCCAGAAAGTTGCTGAGTTCTTTCGCAAGTCGGCGGGTGAATGGCGATCGCAACGACGATACTATACGTTACCTGATGGCGAAACTAAGGAAATGGTCAGCTACATTACCATCAGGTTTTTAGAACCAGGGTGCGATGAGTTAAGAAAATTAGCAGAATTACATCAATTGAGCGATCCAGGTATCTTAACTTGTGGTGCAGAAGTAAGTTGGGAAAGCCGGGATTCGGTGTCACAGAAGAAGCAGTCAAAAGGTGCAACAATGTTTGGAGTTGCAGGTTCTACTTTATATCGCGATCGCGGTTTTGCCACGACTAAACCTGTAACAGCTGAATATTACTTTCTAGAATCGGAAACCATGTGTCTGCGAACTGAGTATAATGGCTCAGTCTTTGAGGAACAATTAAAACTAATTGGCGATAAGTATCGTACGCGCCAGACAATTATTTCCCGTGCAGGGGAACAACAGATGATCGGTCAATATTTGGAAAAGCGGGTGGAATAA
- a CDS encoding fatty acid desaturase gives MGSKETSQDRASLPFTLAELKAAIPAECFQPSTWRSLAYFFLDIGIISLLYVVASAIDSWWFFPIFWVMQGTMFWALFVVGHDCGHRSFSKYKWLNNLVGHLAHTPILVPFHGWRISHRTHHNNTGNIDTDESWYPVTEATYRQMAWYEKLLRFQLILFLYPLYLFKRSPGKQGSHFLPSSNLFRPSEKWDVITSTICCGLMIAFLGGLTYLYGWMFLLKYYLVPYVIFVIWLDLVTFLHHTEPDIPWYRGEEWYFLRGALSTIDRDYGWINPIHHDIGTHVAHHIFLNMPHYHLRTATEAIKPILGNYYRKSQVSILRALWQSYKSCYFVSDTGGVVYYQSPKELKD, from the coding sequence CTGGGAAGCAAGGAAACTAGCCAAGATCGGGCAAGCCTTCCCTTCACGCTGGCAGAACTGAAAGCTGCAATCCCTGCCGAGTGCTTTCAACCATCTACTTGGCGATCGCTTGCCTACTTCTTTTTAGATATAGGTATTATTAGCCTTCTCTACGTAGTGGCTAGTGCAATCGACTCTTGGTGGTTCTTTCCCATTTTTTGGGTGATGCAAGGAACCATGTTTTGGGCTTTATTTGTGGTTGGACATGATTGCGGACATCGCTCGTTTTCTAAGTATAAGTGGTTGAATAACTTAGTCGGGCATTTGGCACACACGCCAATTCTCGTCCCTTTTCATGGTTGGCGGATCAGTCACAGAACCCATCACAATAACACTGGCAATATCGATACAGATGAAAGCTGGTATCCGGTGACGGAAGCCACATATCGACAGATGGCTTGGTATGAAAAACTACTACGCTTTCAACTAATTTTGTTCTTGTATCCACTCTATTTATTTAAGCGATCGCCTGGAAAACAGGGTTCGCATTTCTTACCTAGCAGCAATCTGTTTCGTCCTTCCGAAAAGTGGGATGTGATTACGAGTACGATCTGCTGTGGATTGATGATAGCTTTCTTAGGTGGACTGACTTACCTATATGGCTGGATGTTCTTGCTGAAATATTACCTAGTACCATACGTCATTTTTGTGATCTGGCTGGACTTGGTAACATTCTTACACCACACAGAACCGGATATTCCTTGGTATCGGGGTGAGGAATGGTATTTCTTAAGAGGGGCTTTATCAACAATCGATCGCGATTACGGCTGGATTAACCCCATCCATCACGATATTGGGACTCACGTGGCACATCACATATTTCTGAATATGCCACACTACCACCTGCGCACCGCGACGGAAGCAATTAAACCAATCTTGGGAAATTACTATCGCAAGTCTCAGGTTTCCATATTGCGGGCTTTATGGCAATCCTATAAATCTTGCTATTTCGTCTCAGATACAGGCGGAGTTGTTTATTATCAGTCTCCCAAGGAATTGAAGGATTAA
- a CDS encoding diflavin flavoprotein, which translates to MLETKPRDVQVLPIGIDTTIVRSRSWARLRFEIEYALAKGTTANSYFIQGDKTALIDPPGETFSQIYLEALQQRFDLKSLDYVILGHVNPNRAATLKALLEVAPQITFVCSNPGAKNLRTTMESEDLSILVMRGDETLDLGRGHLLQFIPTPNPRYPDHLCTYDPQTEILYTDKLFGAHLCGEQVFDEGWEIFNEDRRYYFDCVMAPHARQVETALEKLAELPVRMYGVGHGPIVRYGLIELTQAYRQWSKQQTSQDITVALLYASAYGSTATLAQAIARGITKAGVAVESINCEFAEPDEIRTAVEKAAGIVIGSPTLGGHAPTPIQTALGIILSTSSSNRLAGVFGSFGWSGEAIELIEGKLKDAGYRFGFEPIRVKFKPTDVTLQLCEETGTDFAQSVKRAKKVRIARQPASNVEQAVGRIVGSLCVVTTKKHEEISSAMLASWVSQATFNPPGLTVAVAKDRAIESMLHSGDKLVLNVLAEGRQLRKHFMKSFAPGEDRFANVATETSENGCPILTDALAYLECTVNNRMEAGDHWIVYAIVDNGKVLNPDGVTAVHHRKSGNHY; encoded by the coding sequence ATGCTAGAAACAAAACCCCGCGACGTTCAAGTTCTACCCATCGGGATCGATACAACTATAGTGCGATCGCGCAGTTGGGCGCGGCTACGCTTTGAAATTGAGTACGCCCTTGCTAAAGGCACGACGGCAAATTCCTATTTTATTCAAGGCGATAAAACTGCCTTGATTGACCCTCCCGGCGAAACTTTTAGCCAAATCTATCTCGAAGCTTTACAGCAGCGCTTCGACCTCAAAAGTTTAGATTACGTCATCTTAGGACACGTCAACCCCAACCGCGCCGCTACTCTCAAAGCCTTGTTAGAAGTTGCCCCCCAAATTACTTTTGTCTGTTCTAATCCTGGGGCGAAAAATTTGCGTACCACGATGGAAAGTGAAGATTTATCCATTTTGGTGATGCGAGGAGATGAAACCTTAGATTTGGGCAGAGGGCATCTTTTACAATTTATTCCTACTCCCAATCCTCGCTACCCCGACCACCTTTGTACTTACGATCCGCAAACCGAAATTCTCTACACCGATAAACTATTTGGCGCACATCTGTGCGGCGAACAAGTATTTGATGAAGGCTGGGAAATTTTTAACGAAGACCGTCGCTATTATTTCGATTGTGTCATGGCTCCCCATGCACGACAAGTAGAAACGGCGCTGGAAAAACTTGCCGAATTACCCGTGAGAATGTATGGCGTAGGTCACGGTCCCATCGTTCGCTATGGATTGATCGAACTCACTCAAGCTTATCGTCAGTGGAGCAAACAGCAAACCTCTCAGGATATAACCGTAGCCTTGCTCTATGCCTCAGCTTATGGTAGTACTGCAACACTAGCACAGGCGATCGCCCGTGGAATTACTAAAGCTGGAGTCGCCGTAGAATCGATCAACTGCGAATTTGCCGAACCCGACGAGATCCGCACCGCTGTAGAAAAAGCTGCTGGGATTGTCATCGGTTCCCCCACCCTTGGCGGACACGCACCAACTCCAATTCAAACCGCTTTAGGGATCATTCTCTCTACCTCTAGCAGCAACAGACTTGCAGGGGTTTTTGGTTCCTTTGGCTGGAGTGGAGAAGCAATAGAATTAATTGAAGGTAAACTCAAAGACGCTGGTTATCGATTTGGATTTGAACCGATCCGCGTCAAATTCAAACCTACTGACGTCACTTTGCAGCTATGTGAAGAAACAGGTACGGATTTTGCCCAAAGTGTCAAACGGGCGAAAAAAGTCAGAATCGCACGTCAACCAGCTAGCAACGTAGAACAAGCTGTAGGACGAATTGTCGGTTCTCTATGCGTCGTTACCACTAAAAAGCACGAAGAAATTTCTAGTGCGATGCTAGCTTCTTGGGTATCTCAAGCCACATTCAATCCGCCAGGACTCACTGTAGCTGTGGCTAAAGACCGTGCAATTGAATCGATGCTGCATAGCGGCGATAAATTGGTTTTAAATGTCTTGGCAGAAGGAAGACAATTACGCAAGCACTTTATGAAATCCTTTGCCCCAGGCGAGGATAGATTTGCCAATGTTGCTACGGAAACATCTGAAAACGGCTGTCCCATTCTCACTGATGCTTTAGCGTATCTCGAATGTACGGTTAATAATCGGATGGAGGCTGGCGATCACTGGATTGTCTACGCGATCGTCGATAACGGAAAAGTCCTCAACCCCGATGGTGTCACCGCCGTCCATCACCGTAAATCAGGGAATCATTATTAA
- a CDS encoding diflavin flavoprotein, with the protein MVVLADRKQNRLTIQTSEIAANTTAIRSLDWDRDRFDIEYGLQNGTTYNSFIIQGERTALVDASHEKFRHLYLDSLKDLIDLSQLDYIIISHTEPDHSGLVKDVLQLAPNATVIGSKVALQFLEDMVHQPFQRQIVKNGDRLDLGNGHELEFVSAPNLHWPDTIFTYDRATQILYTCDAFGLHYCDERMFDEDLTAIEADFQYYYECLMAPNARSVISAMKRMGELGKVNIIGTGHGPLLSHNVAELTGRYRSWSQNQAKTETTVALFYTPDYGYSDRLAAFISHGIDKTGVAVEMVDMRTTDQQEVQEIVGRSAGVIIGMPPSSLSDPAHDTLSSILAAVKAKQVFGLFESGGGDDEPIYPLQNKFRNLGLTPAFGIIRIQDTPTENTYQQCEESGTDLGQLLTRDRSIKQLKAFAADLEKALGRISSGLYIITTQKGELSGAMLASWVAQASFQPLGVTIAVAKDRAIESLMQVGDRFVLNVLEEGNYQALMKHFLKRFPPGADRFAGVKTQMATNGSPILTDALAYMECEVASRMECNDHWIVYCTVYAGRVSKPESITAVHHRKLGNSY; encoded by the coding sequence ATGGTAGTACTCGCCGATAGAAAGCAAAATCGCCTGACAATCCAGACAAGTGAAATTGCTGCCAATACCACAGCAATTCGATCGCTCGACTGGGATCGCGATCGCTTTGACATTGAATACGGTCTGCAAAACGGTACAACGTATAACTCATTCATCATTCAGGGCGAACGAACTGCCTTAGTTGATGCTTCCCACGAAAAATTTCGCCATCTGTATTTAGATAGCCTCAAAGATCTGATTGACCTTTCACAGCTAGATTACATCATTATCAGCCACACCGAGCCAGACCATAGCGGCTTGGTTAAAGACGTGCTGCAACTCGCACCCAACGCCACGGTTATCGGCTCCAAAGTTGCCTTGCAGTTTCTTGAGGACATGGTACACCAACCATTCCAACGCCAAATCGTCAAAAATGGCGATCGCCTCGATTTAGGCAACGGACACGAACTGGAATTTGTCAGCGCGCCTAATTTGCATTGGCCCGATACTATTTTTACCTACGATCGCGCCACCCAAATTCTCTACACCTGCGATGCTTTTGGGTTGCATTACTGCGACGAGCGCATGTTTGATGAAGATTTAACCGCGATCGAAGCGGATTTTCAATACTACTACGAGTGTTTGATGGCTCCTAATGCCCGTTCTGTGATCTCTGCGATGAAACGGATGGGTGAATTAGGGAAAGTCAACATCATTGGTACTGGTCACGGACCTTTACTCTCTCACAATGTTGCGGAACTCACCGGACGCTACCGTAGTTGGAGCCAAAATCAAGCTAAGACAGAAACCACCGTCGCCCTGTTTTACACTCCAGACTATGGCTATAGCGATCGCCTTGCAGCTTTTATCTCCCACGGGATAGATAAAACGGGTGTTGCTGTAGAGATGGTCGATATGAGGACAACCGACCAGCAAGAAGTGCAAGAAATTGTCGGTCGCAGCGCCGGAGTTATCATTGGGATGCCTCCCAGCAGCCTCAGCGATCCCGCCCACGATACTCTCAGTTCGATTTTGGCAGCTGTCAAAGCCAAGCAAGTCTTTGGTCTATTTGAATCTGGGGGTGGCGACGACGAACCGATTTATCCACTGCAAAATAAGTTTCGTAACTTGGGCTTGACTCCAGCTTTTGGTATCATTCGGATTCAAGATACCCCGACAGAGAATACATACCAGCAGTGCGAAGAATCGGGAACGGACTTGGGGCAGTTACTGACGCGCGATCGCAGTATTAAACAGTTAAAAGCCTTCGCCGCCGACTTAGAAAAAGCCCTGGGAAGAATCAGCAGCGGACTTTACATTATTACTACCCAAAAAGGCGAACTCTCTGGGGCGATGTTAGCTTCTTGGGTTGCCCAGGCTAGTTTTCAACCCTTGGGAGTCACGATCGCAGTGGCAAAAGACCGGGCGATCGAGTCTTTGATGCAGGTCGGCGATCGATTCGTCTTGAATGTCTTGGAAGAAGGTAACTACCAAGCCCTGATGAAGCACTTCCTCAAGCGCTTTCCCCCTGGCGCTGACCGCTTTGCTGGAGTCAAAACCCAAATGGCAACGAATGGTTCTCCTATTCTTACCGATGCCCTTGCTTATATGGAATGCGAAGTCGCTAGCCGGATGGAGTGCAATGACCACTGGATCGTCTACTGTACGGTTTATGCAGGTCGCGTCTCCAAACCAGAATCTATCACCGCCGTTCACCATCGGAAATTAGGAAATTCTTACTAG
- a CDS encoding pantothenate kinase — MEAWLGLEIGNSRLHWAWFAGEEIQVTWDTPHLSRLIEQQLAQCKTFADLPQEILSPDLNTSRLSPLASRLLPIYIASVVPSQTALWQAYPEAHVISLDKIPLSGIYSTLGIDRALAVLGAGEAFGFPVLVIDAGTALTFTGADGDRCLVGGAILSGLSLQLQSLGQKTANLPSITTPEILSLPERWAMNTSEAIQSGVIYTLIASIRDFVTAWWEKFPDSQICFKGGDGKLLLEYLRSLHPEFTDRKIMYEPNLTFWGMRSYLQSFQ; from the coding sequence ATGGAAGCTTGGCTGGGTTTGGAAATTGGCAATTCTCGGTTGCATTGGGCTTGGTTTGCAGGCGAAGAGATCCAAGTGACTTGGGATACTCCCCATCTTTCTAGGTTGATTGAGCAACAGCTAGCTCAGTGTAAGACTTTTGCCGATCTTCCCCAAGAAATTCTGTCTCCTGACTTAAATACCTCTCGTCTCTCGCCTCTCGCCTCTCGCCTCTTACCCATCTACATTGCTTCTGTTGTTCCTAGTCAGACAGCGCTGTGGCAAGCATACCCAGAAGCACACGTAATTTCGCTAGATAAAATTCCCCTTTCAGGAATTTACTCCACACTAGGGATCGATCGCGCTTTAGCTGTGTTGGGAGCTGGAGAAGCTTTCGGTTTTCCCGTCTTAGTTATTGATGCAGGGACAGCATTAACTTTTACAGGTGCAGATGGCGATCGCTGTTTGGTTGGTGGGGCGATATTATCAGGATTGAGCCTACAGTTGCAGTCTTTAGGGCAAAAAACGGCTAATTTGCCATCAATAACAACTCCCGAAATTCTTTCTTTACCCGAACGCTGGGCGATGAATACCTCAGAAGCAATCCAAAGTGGAGTTATCTACACGCTAATTGCCAGCATTCGCGATTTTGTTACGGCTTGGTGGGAAAAATTTCCCGATAGTCAGATTTGTTTTAAAGGAGGCGATGGTAAGTTGCTACTGGAATATCTGCGATCGCTCCATCCTGAATTCACAGATCGAAAAATTATGTATGAACCAAACCTAACATTTTGGGGAATGCGATCGTATCTGCAAAGTTTCCAGTAA
- a CDS encoding ribbon-helix-helix domain-containing protein: protein MERTVRTTLTLPSELLEAADRMVSEGKAKSRNEFVAQALRHELATLQRAEIDAALAEMAQDPDYQAEVLRMEAEFAPASWEALSLGASQV, encoded by the coding sequence ATGGAACGGACGGTACGTACCACTCTCACTCTACCTTCTGAGCTTCTAGAAGCCGCCGATAGAATGGTTAGCGAAGGGAAAGCCAAGAGCCGTAATGAGTTTGTAGCTCAAGCTTTGCGACACGAACTGGCAACACTACAACGAGCAGAGATTGATGCAGCCCTAGCTGAGATGGCACAAGACCCAGACTATCAAGCAGAAGTGCTAAGAATGGAAGCTGAGTTTGCTCCTGCTAGCTGGGAAGCTTTAAGTCTAGGGGCTTCTCAGGTGTGA
- a CDS encoding type II toxin-antitoxin system PemK/MazF family toxin has product MKRGEVYDARLEPVEGSEQGGTRPIIIVSRDAINAYSPVILAVPCTTYQPDQRVYPTQVLIRASDGGLSKDSIAMADQVRVLSKARLLRLRGMLSHQAMLQLNQALLIALDLLGQD; this is encoded by the coding sequence GTGAAACGGGGAGAAGTCTATGATGCCCGCCTCGAACCCGTTGAAGGTTCTGAACAAGGAGGAACTCGACCCATCATCATTGTTAGTCGCGATGCAATTAATGCCTATAGTCCTGTAATTTTAGCCGTTCCTTGCACTACTTATCAGCCAGATCAGCGAGTTTATCCGACTCAAGTTTTAATTCGTGCATCAGATGGGGGATTGAGTAAAGATTCTATTGCTATGGCAGACCAGGTGCGCGTTTTATCTAAAGCTCGTCTTTTGCGCTTACGAGGAATGCTCTCGCATCAGGCAATGTTGCAATTAAACCAAGCATTGTTAATTGCTTTAGATTTGCTAGGGCAAGATTAA
- a CDS encoding sugar kinase, which yields MINRSEVKSVRGLFVGLVTLDFVYLAPSPPTNNQKIVASDYVVAAGGPATNAAVTFSYLGNQATLLGIVGSHPITQLVRADLATYGVAIADLAPSQTEPPPVSSIIVSQETGERAVVSINAVKNQVTPEFISNNILQGVDIVLIDGHQMLVGEAIAQLAKANNIPVVVDGGSWKPGFEKVLSFADYIICSANFRPPNCHNMEEVFAYLSQIEIPHIAITQGEQPIQFLDDGKIKSLEIPQIKPVDTLGAGDIFHGAFCHYILQHNFIEALGAAAKIAARSCQSFGSRQWMQTGRN from the coding sequence ATGATAAATCGAAGCGAAGTTAAAAGTGTTCGCGGGCTATTTGTTGGTCTAGTCACCCTAGATTTTGTTTATTTAGCTCCATCCCCACCAACTAACAATCAGAAAATTGTTGCATCCGATTATGTTGTTGCAGCTGGGGGTCCTGCTACTAATGCTGCCGTCACATTTAGTTATTTGGGGAATCAGGCTACTTTGTTAGGAATAGTAGGAAGCCACCCGATTACTCAGCTAGTTCGAGCAGATTTAGCAACTTATGGAGTGGCGATCGCAGATTTAGCACCCAGTCAAACTGAACCGCCGCCTGTCTCGTCAATTATTGTCTCCCAAGAGACGGGGGAACGGGCAGTAGTTTCTATTAATGCTGTCAAAAACCAAGTGACACCTGAATTTATCTCAAACAATATTTTACAAGGTGTAGATATAGTTTTAATTGACGGACATCAAATGTTAGTAGGAGAAGCGATCGCCCAACTTGCTAAAGCTAATAATATTCCTGTTGTTGTTGATGGTGGGAGTTGGAAACCTGGATTTGAAAAAGTTCTGTCTTTTGCAGACTACATTATCTGTTCTGCTAACTTTCGCCCTCCCAATTGTCACAACATGGAGGAAGTCTTTGCCTATCTTTCCCAAATAGAAATTCCTCATATTGCGATAACTCAGGGAGAACAACCAATTCAGTTTTTAGATGATGGGAAAATCAAATCTCTAGAAATTCCTCAAATTAAACCTGTAGATACTCTCGGTGCAGGAGATATTTTTCACGGGGCTTTTTGTCATTACATTCTTCAGCACAATTTTATTGAAGCTTTAGGAGCTGCGGCAAAAATTGCTGCTCGGTCTTGTCAGTCTTTCGGTTCTCGTCAATGGATGCAAACTGGGAGAAATTAA
- a CDS encoding Uma2 family endonuclease, giving the protein MQITERYYTQDEYLALEEMAKFKSEYINGEIIPMAGGTTNHNRLALNLSTGLNFAFRQQDYEVFMGDVRLWIPDKNIYTYPDVMIIAGKPEYYNNRNDTVTNPIVIAEILSKSTQSRDRQAKFEDYKTIASFQEYILIDQTKINVMQYVKTGRKRWEIREYDIEDEMIALHSVLFQISLEDLYNKVDFEAEQLEEANPDS; this is encoded by the coding sequence ATGCAAATAACCGAACGCTACTACACCCAAGATGAGTATTTAGCTTTAGAAGAGATGGCTAAATTTAAGAGTGAATATATAAACGGTGAAATTATTCCAATGGCAGGCGGAACGACAAATCACAATCGGCTAGCACTAAATCTTAGTACTGGACTAAATTTTGCTTTCAGACAGCAAGACTACGAAGTTTTTATGGGTGACGTGCGTTTGTGGATCCCTGATAAGAACATTTACACCTATCCCGATGTCATGATAATTGCCGGAAAGCCAGAGTATTACAATAATCGTAACGATACAGTGACTAATCCAATTGTCATTGCCGAAATTTTATCTAAGTCTACCCAAAGTCGCGACCGTCAAGCAAAATTCGAGGATTATAAAACTATTGCTTCTTTCCAAGAATACATATTAATCGACCAAACCAAAATTAATGTCATGCAGTATGTGAAGACGGGAAGAAAGCGCTGGGAAATTCGAGAATATGATATAGAAGATGAAATGATTGCCTTACACTCTGTTCTCTTTCAAATCTCTCTAGAAGATTTATATAACAAAGTTGACTTTGAGGCAGAGCAGTTAGAGGAAGCTAATCCCGATAGTTAA